Genomic segment of Verrucomicrobium sp.:
CCTGCTCGTGCGGCTCCTCTACGGCGGGCGGATTTCCTTCGCCGTGGCGGCCTTGGCGGCCTCCGTGGCGCTGGTGATCGGCGTCGCCTACGGCGCGGTGGCAGGGTATTACGGCCGGTGGATCGACTCCGGCATGATGCGCGTGGTCGACATCCTCTCCATCCTGCCCTTCACCGTCTTCCTGATCCTGCTGCGGAGCTTCTTTGGGCGGGACTTCATCCTCCTCTTCGTCGCCATCGGCGGCGTCTCCTGGCTGACCATGGCGCGCATCGTCCGCGGGCAGGTGCAGGCGCTGCGGAACCAGGAATTCGTGGCGGCGGCGCGGAGCCTGGGGGCTTCTCCCTGGCGGATCGTCTCCCGCCATCTGATCCCCAACACGCTGGGGCCGGTCATCGCCTACACGGCGCTGATGATCCCGTCGGTCATGATGGCGGAGGCGTTCTTAAGCTTTATCGGCCTGGGCGTGCAGCCGCCGATGAGTTCCTGGGGATCGCTGATCAACGCGGGCATCCACGGCATGGAGGAATACCCGTGGCTGATCGTCTTCCCCTGCGTGGCCTTCGCGGGGACGCTTCTGGCCTTCAACTTCCTGGGCGACGGCCTGCGGGACGCCCTTGATCCCCGCTCGTCCGGACGTTAGCGGACCGGGGCCTTGGAGTCGGGAGAGCCGGTGCGGCAAGGGGTGCCGCTGCGTTTGGCCTCTTCCAGGCCTTTCCCGGTGAGCTTGGGCGGGAAGTAAACGGGCTCGCCCGCGCAGGCGCGTTGCGCGTCAAACCGGGCGATGGCTTTTTCTCCCTGCCAGACGGCGGCGGCAAGGGCGGCGGATCCGGCGGTCACGGCGGTCCAAAGAAGGAGGTCGGTCTTTTTCATGGATGGGGTGGGATGCGGGATTAACGTTGCGGGGCCGCGCCTTCCGGCGCGCGCCCGATGGTGACGGCGCCGCTGCGCTGGAGGGCCTTGAAGTCGTCCTTGCCCAGGGCCACGGTGCAGGTTTCCCCCTTGCTAAAGGAATGGCAGTTTAGAGCCAAGGGCTTCCCGGCGCTTTCGACGTGGAGCACGGGCTGCGTCCTGGCATCCCGGGCATCCAGGTAGGCGGCTCCCTTCGCCAAGCCGCCCAGCGTGGAGGCGCCGAGCGCGGTCACGGCCAGCAGGAGGGCGGGCATGCCGACGGCGGGATGGCGGTTGACTGCGTATTCGTCTAGGCACTGGCCGATGCTCCAGCCCTTTTCATGGCGCTGGGCGGAGAGGAAGCGGAAGGTTTCGGCTTGGTTCTTAAGGAAGCTCATAGGGATTGCGGGTGGGGGTGAGGCCTTGTTTTTCCAGGTAGGCCCGCGCGTCGGCCTGGGCGCGCGCGGCTCCTTGCAGATCTTCCCGCTCCAGTTCGAAGGAGCAGGTCCAGCCTTTCCGGGCCGGGGAGCAGGCGGCTTCGACCGGCATGTAGTATTCGATCTCCAGCGGGAAAGCGGGCTTGGCCAGGTCTTCCTTCACGAAAGGGGCGTATTCCCCGGTGTCGGCCACGTTGCGCCGGGAAACCGGGGCCGTGCAATGCTCCACGGTGCTGAGAGGAGCGGGATCGGGCGCGCAGGTGGCGGTCAGGGGAATGCGCGGGGCCGTGGTGGTCAGGTCGATTTTCCCGCCCCGGTCGGCGGCGTGCTCGCGGGCCAGGGTGGCGGCATCCTTCGGCGGCGGATCGGGGAGGCGTTGGAAGGTCGGTTCGGGCGCGGAGGACTTATGGAGCTCCGCGTCGATTCCCGGCAGGAGATGTTGCCGGGCGGCGACGAGGCCGCCGACGCCGGAGGCCAGGGCGATGCCGAGAAGAAGGGCGGGCGGTTTCCGCATGGCCTTCTCCTTGGCTCAAAGACGGCACGCGCTCAGGATTTCCAGGCTGTGCAGACGGGATTCGGTCTTGCGGGCGTGGGCGGAGCGCTGCGCCTCGGTCATGCTGCCGGCTTCCAGCTTGGCCTTCGGGGTTTCCTTCGCGGAATCACGGGCCGTGCGAGCCACATTTGCCAGCGCCGACATGTAATCGAGGTAAGTTTCCATGCCCTATAATTCGGCTATCCGAGGGGGAAATGCCCCGGAAATCAGCTTTCCAGGGCGGCCCCGCGCTCCCGGTACCAGGCCACGAAGCGGTCGATGCCGGAGGAAAGGGGGGTGTTGGGGGAGAAGCCGGTGGCCTTTTCCAGGGCCTCGACGTCGGCGGCGGTGGCGGGGACGTCGCCCGGCTGCATGGGGAGGAAGCGGAGC
This window contains:
- a CDS encoding ABC transporter permease, producing MSSGSHLTPWQLFRVRFRANRLAVASLWFLAAMLLLVVVGPWLSPYTYAVNDLKLGAHGPTVHHWLGTDMLGRDLLVRLLYGGRISFAVAALAASVALVIGVAYGAVAGYYGRWIDSGMMRVVDILSILPFTVFLILLRSFFGRDFILLFVAIGGVSWLTMARIVRGQVQALRNQEFVAAARSLGASPWRIVSRHLIPNTLGPVIAYTALMIPSVMMAEAFLSFIGLGVQPPMSSWGSLINAGIHGMEEYPWLIVFPCVAFAGTLLAFNFLGDGLRDALDPRSSGR